The region TTAAAATCATTATTTTGTGGAATAAAGGCAGTATAATTTTCAATTTTACCGTTATTGATATTAACCTTTAAGGTATTATCCTGTCCCCAATTACCAGCTACTGTTACCATACTTTCTTCTGTTGTTAAAGCTAAATCAATATCGTAATTTTTGATAGTAATAAAATCAACGAGACCATTAATATTATCAAAGAATATTGTTTTTTCTGGTACAGTAATTGTCGCTTTACCTTTGACAATCTTAACCTTACCATAAAAATCTTCATCAGAACTTTTATCTGGGCTGATTAAATCTTTAAAGTTCCATACTCCTTCTTTATTCTGCTTCAAGCTAAAATTAGGTTTAGACAGTAAAACTTCAGTTATTGATTCAGTAAAACTTAAGTTCCTAAACAAATTTAAATAGCTAAAGCTAATCCCAATTTCTTCACTATCAGCTAATTCTTGATTACTTTTATCATAAATTAGCACCTTCGATAATTTCACTTTGTTGAAGCCGGAAATTTCAATTTTATCAATTTTTAAGGTTACACCTAACTTTTGCGTTAAATTATCCGCTATATTAACTGCCGTTTGCTGCATAAAAGCAGTGCTTTTGAAATAACCCGTAATAAGAACAGCTACTATAACAATAGTTAGACTGATAATAATACTATACTTTTTTGTCATATTAGCCATCCTTTCTTTAACCACAGTGAGTTAACACATTAATTGTTACAATTTCGACAAATACTGTTTGTCTTCCTGCTAATAATAACAAGAAGACAAACTAAAGAGTTAACAAAATAAAAAAATGTTTCTACCGGTAACAGCTTATTAATGTGCTGTCACCAGAGAAACATTTTCCTTAAAAGATAATTATAATACGGCAATTCCCATTGCTTTATCTAATTTCGCTCTACTAGTATTATAATCATACATCGCTTGAATATAATTTGTTTTCGCTTGTGTTAATGCTAATTGAGAGTCAATAACATCTAAGTTAGTTCCCACCCCAGCACTGTAACGAACTTGAGCAATTTTAAAATCTTCTTGCCCTTTATCAACTGTCACTTTACTGGTAGTAATACGTTTTTCTGCTTCTAACATATTTAAATAGGCTTGTCTAACCTCTAATTGGATAACATCCTGCTTTTGGTTAGCTTGCTCTACCGATTTAGTAAGACTCGCTTCTGCCTGTCTTACTTTAGCTTTAGTAACGTTGCCATCAAACAGATTCATATCAGCCACTACCGCGACCTGCCATGTAGAGTAATGAGTGCCAGGAAACTCATCATTACTCCAACCACTTGTTCCTTGGAACGATAGTTGCGGTAATTTGCCACTTTCCGCCACCTTAACTCCTGCTTTGGCCGCATCAATGGATTTAGTTGCTTGCAAACCATCCGGACGATGTTCTTTAGCATAAGCAATGCTTTCTTCCAACGTTTTATCATATTGTTGATATTTTAATTCATCTTTAACTGTCACCTCTGTTTCCAGGGGTAACCCCACAATATTATTAAAGCTGGAAACAGCTAATTCTAAATTATTTTGTGCTTTTATCAGATTTTGCTGAGCATTGGCAAGTTCAACCTCTGATCTTAAAACATCAGACTTTGCAACCGTTCCTACACTATATTGCGCTTTAACATTTTTTAAATGCTCATTTAAACCATCAACAGATTGCTGGCTTACTTGCACTAAATTATTAGCTTGTAAAATATTATAGTAGCCAACAGTCGCATCCATTTTAACTTGTTGCACCGTATTTACTAATCCTAAATCGGCAATCTCAGCACCTACTTCAGCTTGTTTTATAGTGCCTTCAATCTTACCACCCGTATAAATTGGCAGTGAAGCGGTAATACTATTACTGTATAAATCAGCAATACCGTAAGCTGTTTTAGTTGAGTTGTAAGCACGATACCGCGCCGTAGAATGACGAGCTGCGATATTAATATTACTATTACCCTTTGCTTCATTAACTTTCCAGGTTGCAGCTTCTTTATCTGCTAATGCCACTTTAATAGTTTTATTATTATTAAGTGCCATATTAATACTTTCTTCTAACGATAATTGAACAGCCTCAGCCCATGCCGTTCCTGCGCTAAAAGTTACCAGTCCACTTAAAACCAATGTAACTAAGCCTTTTTTAAATCTATTTTTCACAAAAATGCCTCCCTATTTTTCGAACCTCAGTCTATTTTTAATTATATTACTGCTAAAAATTACTGTCAACCAAAGTAATTGGTAGTATTTCAACTAAAAATTTTGTTTAAAACCCACATATGTTTCTTGCTCTTGTGACTTATTTAAATTATTGGTTTGACTGATCAGATAAGTATTAGGCGACAATTGATATTGAGTTTTCAGCTTTAATTTATAATCGTTAGGGTCATAGGCATCTAGCGATACCGTAAACTTATCAAACAACTTGGCATCAATCCCCAATCCCGCTTTACTATCAATCAACCCTAGCCTACCGGCAAAATTTTCGTCACCTCTACCAAGTTGAAAATTCATCTCATTTTCTTCACCAATATCATTAACACCCATTAATAAAAAATCTTTTTCATTGGCACTGATTTTCATTGTAGCATTGGTAAGATAATCCTCGGAACTTTTATTATAAAGTAGCTCTACTGAGCCAGTCGTTTTAATATTAGAAAATTTAGTTAACATTTTATCAGCTTTTTCACTAACACTGCGGGCATTTTTTAACGTTTGTTTGATATTCTCAGCTGTTTCCGGATCAGTGACCACCCCTTCTATGGCTGTAGCCATTTTTTCGACTCTGATACTCGTGCTATGCAAATTACCAACAGCTTCTCTTAGCTCAATGGCGGTCTGCCCATCATTATCAAATTCCGTCAACATCTTGTCAACCGTCCCAGCTGCCGACATCATGCTCTTAGACATTTCATTA is a window of Negativicutes bacterium DNA encoding:
- a CDS encoding MCE family protein translates to MKTEAKVGAITIVGMALLAYMVIFLGGYSFHEKGYEINIIFDQVNGLKPGNVVRYAGMEVGKVVDIESNNGIITVHTKIRPHVKMFEESYVSIGSDGLMGERYITITPQVNAKNILAPGATIKGQAQQGMEELVSNANSAIKDFQKLINSLNEIFSNQNLKTSVIESAINIRKITENMNVMSATLAQMALENKADIKNMVNNLNEMSKSMMSAAGTVDKMLTEFDNDGQTAIELREAVGNLHSTSIRVEKMATAIEGVVTDPETAENIKQTLKNARSVSEKADKMLTKFSNIKTTGSVELLYNKSSEDYLTNATMKISANEKDFLLMGVNDIGEENEMNFQLGRGDENFAGRLGLIDSKAGLGIDAKLFDKFTVSLDAYDPNDYKLKLKTQYQLSPNTYLISQTNNLNKSQEQETYVGFKQNF
- a CDS encoding TolC family protein, whose amino-acid sequence is MFVKNRFKKGLVTLVLSGLVTFSAGTAWAEAVQLSLEESINMALNNNKTIKVALADKEAATWKVNEAKGNSNINIAARHSTARYRAYNSTKTAYGIADLYSNSITASLPIYTGGKIEGTIKQAEVGAEIADLGLVNTVQQVKMDATVGYYNILQANNLVQVSQQSVDGLNEHLKNVKAQYSVGTVAKSDVLRSEVELANAQQNLIKAQNNLELAVSSFNNIVGLPLETEVTVKDELKYQQYDKTLEESIAYAKEHRPDGLQATKSIDAAKAGVKVAESGKLPQLSFQGTSGWSNDEFPGTHYSTWQVAVVADMNLFDGNVTKAKVRQAEASLTKSVEQANQKQDVIQLEVRQAYLNMLEAEKRITTSKVTVDKGQEDFKIAQVRYSAGVGTNLDVIDSQLALTQAKTNYIQAMYDYNTSRAKLDKAMGIAVL